From a single Vespa crabro chromosome 22, iyVesCrab1.2, whole genome shotgun sequence genomic region:
- the LOC124431631 gene encoding aquaporin AQPAn.G isoform X2 → MVDIKGAIGANELTDKQSGLYRALLAEFLGTMLLNFFGCGSVVTKNVVAISLAFGLTVAAAIQSIGHVSGGHVNPAVTFGLMIIGKVPIIRGFLYVLAQSAGAIAGSAVLRALSTESMEVSLGVVSLADGVTPVQGLGIEFFLALILVMVVCGACDGAKPDSKGIAPLLIGLSVTVGHLVGVPRTGAGMNPARSLGSSVVMNAFNDHWLYWVGPILGGLAGGLIYTHAVGPAKKEEISTRQYATVAMEEKERFEYIDSGRGGL, encoded by the exons ATGGTGGATATAAAAGGAGCAATTGGCGCTAACGAGCTAACAGATAAACAGTCCGGTCTTTACCGGGCTTTACTTGCGGAATTTCTTGGTACGATGCTGTTAAATTTCTTCGGTTGTGGATCGGTCGTAACGAAAAATGTTGTGGCGATAAGCCTTGCATTTGGTTTGACCGTGGCCGCTGCAATACAATCGATAGGTCACGTTTCTGGTGGTCACGTAAATCCTGCCGTTACATTTGGCTTAATGATCATTGGAAag gTACCAATCATTCGTGGCTTTCTTTACGTTTTGGCTCAAAGTGCCGGTGCCATTGCCGGTTCGGCAGTACTAAGGGCACTTTCAACCGAAAGTATGGAAGTCAGTCTTGGCGTTGTATCACTTGCCGATGGGGTTACACCAGTTCAAGGTCTtggaattgaattttttttggcATTGATACTGGTTATGGTAGTCTGTGGTGCCTGCGACGGTGCAAAGCCTGACAGTAAAGGAATAGCACCATTGCTGATTGGACTTTCCGTTACCGTTGGACATCTAGTTGGT GTTCCAAGAACAGGTGCTGGAATGAACCCAGCACGATCATTGGGAAGTTCCGTTGTTATGAATGCCTTCAATGATCATTGGTTATATTGGGTTGGTCCTATTCTTGGTGGACTCGCTGGTGGTTTGATCTATACACATGCTGTTGGTCcagcaaagaaagaagaaatatctaCAAGGCAATACGCGACCGTAGCcatggaagagaaagag AGGTTCGAGTACATAGACAGCGGAAGAGGAGGACTCTAA
- the LOC124431629 gene encoding uncharacterized protein LOC124431629 isoform X2, which yields MENRPTPLRSRRVCRFCLTESEPLSFIYERDHNKPFQVPLTLQIMSCVAIEVYAADGMPQMICNMCRWNLDRSYKFKTQCKKADEALRAYPLSGVLPRPFPPIPNEPPETGTKRSSEQRGQNESSKKPRVDNGDRDRRDNRERDRDRERERERERERERERERERERQSEKVREKSESRHDFYEEDQDPGSEGEQETNDTKEERAKLEPGEIRVHACDQCERTFPLRQALALHIQRAHRDRNYKCTECDRMFFSKYDLSKHMATHSEEKPYSCQHCELEFFTNEELQKHEDTVHKKDKPYQCNICNKRFSYKQGLERHEMMHNEDKTFVCEYCKEAFRTSTKLARHLTTHAGHRPYLCKLCPRTFLLSHHLTRHMRTHSVEKRHVCEDCGKAFKRKESLEVHLLTHTKRSGMGLTCDVCQESCRNRADYVTHIKQHIEAGEKMGPDGLQPDNKSKIELDSEEEEEEEEQYSDGDDDYEPPAYIIKKLPKSKPTESEEEADRVEKEDRKEHVVYVRGKDGNMMKKTIKTLMPVQRREVQDTKPKASPSNTPSNVKAQQLKDEKTRIDDTEAQVQKIVASVFKEHKIPLKHQNVNQEHGKDSTPSSSSGQTVKSQTSSQSSQGQVSSKDEKADMSTSKSVNTVKVFKRFVVRKPGNTGVETSSITSTGKESVAELSNLLTQATSSGGHKVTKRVIVRRIIRQGDTTREVIMNPDGTVIDPAELAKLPTGNVVKRVIVKKPLDKTSGLVQAVLQSSQDTRPTTTTLKTNETMATDSPKFELKTSQSSNMSLPTSKTTTVGQKISGGLTKDDQETKEKLEQLEKRVEQQRLKIEELQARKQQEYEPIDEMLPERHDESEDEQQLPLKRVFVKRKQSIYDEEQEYNDDVKPITFTSSSEKDDNEQQDTKDENQDNFQKLPVITTTATTTTITTDTVQLEVPSLSTTVPTLTTVPPSTTTTALVLATPICTPRKETRQATLTSSKVYGNKKIIVVKSEETSEVDEMNRELSSILDSADTVAKIQETVLTNLTQISGVGDNSQKSSYSGDKLKAASHVTGSTTPMEIEETTITEEETINDKEENLKIQRVVSMDVLDTQVIEFKPELEHTTEQIVEQDDNQESSLTLDTQDLSESTDIFEPSDNVLDVQKNDNTLEDSVIELHHENESINLNDTNDSQDSLEDKLSQMEG from the exons GAGGGCAAAATGAGAGTTCGAAGAAACCGCGTGTTGATAATGGCGACAGAGATAGACGTGATAACAGAGAACGAGAcagggacagagagagggagagagagagggaaagggaaagggagagggaaagggaaagggagagagaaagacaatcGGAGAAAGTACGGGAGAAGAGCGAGTCCCGTCACGATTTCTATGAGGAGGATCAAGATCCAGGTAGCGAGGGTGAACAAGAGACCAACGATACGAAGGAGGAAAGGGCCAAGTTGGAGCCCGGTGAGATAAGGGTTCACGCTTGCGACCAATGCGAACGTACATTCCCACTTAGGCAGGCGTTAGCCTTGCACATTCAGCGTGCCCATCGGGACAGAAATTACAAATGTACCGAATGCGACCGTATGTTTTTCTCAAAATACGATTTGAGCAAGCACATGGCAACTCATTCCGAGGAGAAGCCATATTCATGTCAG CACTGCGAGCTAGAATTTTTTACCAACGAGGAATTGCAAAAGCACGAGGACACGGTACACAAGAAGGACAAACCGTACCAATGCAATATCTGTAACAAACGGTTCTCGTACAAACAGGGCTTGGAACGTCACGAGATGATGCACAACGAGGACAAGACATTTGTTTGCGAGTATTGTAAGGAAGCGTTCCGTACAAGTACGAAATTGGCGAGACATTTGACAACCCATGCAGGACATAGGCCGTATCTTTGTAAACTATGTCCGCGTacctttttattatctcatcATCTAACAAGACACATGCGTACACATTCCGTCGAGAAGCGTCACGTTTGCGAGGATTGCGGCAAGGCATTTAAACGTAAGGAGAGCCTCGAGGTACATCTTTTGACTCATACTAAACGGAGCGGCATGGGCTTGACCTGCGACGTTTGTCAAGAATCATGTCGCAATAGGGCAGATTATGTTACCCATATAAAGCAGCACATAGAAGCAGGCGAGAAAATGGGACCGGACGGTTTACAGCCGGACAATAAGAGTAAAATTGAATTGGATtcggaagaggaggaggaggaggaggaacaaTATTCCGATGGCGACGACGATTACGAGCCACCGgcatacataattaaaaaacttcCGAAGAGTAAGCCTACCGAGAGCGAGGAAGAGGCCGATAGAGTCGAGAAAGAGGATCGTAAAGAGCACGTAGTATATGTCAGAGGTAAAGATGGTAATATGATGAAGAAGacgataaaaacattgatGCCCGTTCAACGTAGAGAGGTACAAGATACGAAACCTAAAGCGAGTCCTAGTAATACGCCATCCAATGTAAAGGCGCAACAATTGAAGGATGAAAAGACACGAATTGACGATACAGAGGCACAGGTACAAAAAATCGTTGCCTCTGTCTTTAAAGAACACAAAATACCTCTGAAGCATCAAAATGTTAATCAGGAACATGGTAAGGATAGTACACCGTCATCTAGCAGTGGTCAAACCGTCAAATCTCAAACGTCGTCGCAAAGCTCACAGGGACAGGTATCTTCCAAGGATGAAAAAGCAGACATGTCTACATCGAAATCCGTTAATACGGTTAAGGTTTTCAAGAGATTCGTCGTTAGGAAACCAGGTAATACCGGTGTAGAAACGTCATCCATAACGTCAACCGGGAAAGAATCCGTCGCTGAATTGTCCAATCTTTTAACCCAAGCTACATCATCGGGTGGACATAAGGTCACGAAAAGAGTTATAGTACGTAGAATCATTCGACAGGGTGATACTACGAGAGAGGTAATCATGAATCCAGATGGTACGGTAATAGATCCAGCTGAATTGGCTAAATTACCTACCGGTAATGTTGTTAAAAGAGTTATCGTTAAAAAGCCATTAGATAAAACTTCTGGATTGGTACAGGCTGTTCTTCAATCCTCTCAGGATACACGGCCAACGACTACCACATTGAAAACAAACGAAACTATGGCAACCGACTCGCCAAAGTTCGAATTAAAGACCTCACAATCGTCTAACATGTCATTGCCAACGTCGAAGACAACAACGGTAGGACAAAAAATAAGTGGTGGTCTTACGAAGGACGATCAAGAGACTAAAGAGAAATTGGAACAATTGGAGAAACGTGTTGAACAGCAACGCCTTAAGATCGAGGAATTACAAGCTAGAAAACAACAGGAGTACGAACCGATAGACGAGATGTTGCCAGAAAGACATGATGAATCTGAGGACGAACAACAATTACCATTAAAGAGGGTATTCGTTAAGAGGAAACAAAGTATTTACGACGAggaacaggaatataacgatGACGTTAAACCAATTACCTTTACCAGTTCTTCCGAGAAGGATGATAACGAACAGCAAGATACTAAAGATGAGAATCaggataattttcaaaaattaccCGTTATAACGACTACAGCGACTACAACTACGATAACAACGGATACCGTACAACTCGAAGTTCCTTCGTTATCGACAACGGTCCCTACATTGACAACCGTACCACCGTCTACTACGACGACAGCCTTGGTATTGGCCACTCCTATTTGTACACCTCGTAAAGAAACTAGACAAGCTACCTTGACAAGCTCAAAAGTATACGGtaacaaaaagataatagtTGTTAAATCTGAGGAAACATCGGAGGTTGACGAAATGAATCGGGAACTTAGCAGCATACTCGATTCGGCTGATACAGTTGCGAAAATTCAAGAAACAGTATTAACAAATCTTACACAAATTTCAGGGGTCGGTGATAATTCTCAAAAGTCTTCTTATTCTGGTGATAAATTAAAAGCCGCGTCTCATGTAACGGGATCTACAACGCCAATGGAGATCGAGGAAACTACGATAACCGAGGAAGAAACTATCAAtgataaggaagaaaatttgaaaattcaaaGGGTCGTAAGCATGGACGTATTGGATACACAGGTTATTGAATTTAAGCCTGAATTGGAACATACCACGGAACAGATCGTTGAACAGGACGATAATCAAGAATCATCTTTGACATTGGACACCCAAGATCTGTCGGAGTCGACGGATATTTTTGAACCATCGGACAATGTTCTCGACGTacagaaaaatgataatacattGGAGGATTCGGTTATCGAGTTGCATCATGAGAACGAGTCGATTAATTTGAACGACACCAATGACAGTCAGGACAGTCTCGAGGATAAATTATCGCAGATGGAGGGTTAA
- the LOC124431629 gene encoding uncharacterized protein LOC124431629 isoform X1 produces MENRPTPLRSRRVCRFCLTESEPLSFIYERDHNKPFQVPLTLQIMSCVAIEVYAADGMPQMICNMCRWNLDRSYKFKTQCKKADEALRAYPLSGVLPRPFPPIPNEPPETGTKRSSEQRGQNESSKKPRVDNGDRDRRDNRERDRDRERERERERERERERERERERQSEKVREKSESRHDFYEEDQDPGSEGEQETNDTKEERAKLEPGEIRVHACDQCERTFPLRQALALHIQRAHRDRNYKCTECDRMFFSKYDLSKHMATHSEEKPYSCQVCHKQFSRTSLLQRHEKLHRDELRFPCQHCELEFFTNEELQKHEDTVHKKDKPYQCNICNKRFSYKQGLERHEMMHNEDKTFVCEYCKEAFRTSTKLARHLTTHAGHRPYLCKLCPRTFLLSHHLTRHMRTHSVEKRHVCEDCGKAFKRKESLEVHLLTHTKRSGMGLTCDVCQESCRNRADYVTHIKQHIEAGEKMGPDGLQPDNKSKIELDSEEEEEEEEQYSDGDDDYEPPAYIIKKLPKSKPTESEEEADRVEKEDRKEHVVYVRGKDGNMMKKTIKTLMPVQRREVQDTKPKASPSNTPSNVKAQQLKDEKTRIDDTEAQVQKIVASVFKEHKIPLKHQNVNQEHGKDSTPSSSSGQTVKSQTSSQSSQGQVSSKDEKADMSTSKSVNTVKVFKRFVVRKPGNTGVETSSITSTGKESVAELSNLLTQATSSGGHKVTKRVIVRRIIRQGDTTREVIMNPDGTVIDPAELAKLPTGNVVKRVIVKKPLDKTSGLVQAVLQSSQDTRPTTTTLKTNETMATDSPKFELKTSQSSNMSLPTSKTTTVGQKISGGLTKDDQETKEKLEQLEKRVEQQRLKIEELQARKQQEYEPIDEMLPERHDESEDEQQLPLKRVFVKRKQSIYDEEQEYNDDVKPITFTSSSEKDDNEQQDTKDENQDNFQKLPVITTTATTTTITTDTVQLEVPSLSTTVPTLTTVPPSTTTTALVLATPICTPRKETRQATLTSSKVYGNKKIIVVKSEETSEVDEMNRELSSILDSADTVAKIQETVLTNLTQISGVGDNSQKSSYSGDKLKAASHVTGSTTPMEIEETTITEEETINDKEENLKIQRVVSMDVLDTQVIEFKPELEHTTEQIVEQDDNQESSLTLDTQDLSESTDIFEPSDNVLDVQKNDNTLEDSVIELHHENESINLNDTNDSQDSLEDKLSQMEG; encoded by the coding sequence GAGGGCAAAATGAGAGTTCGAAGAAACCGCGTGTTGATAATGGCGACAGAGATAGACGTGATAACAGAGAACGAGAcagggacagagagagggagagagagagggaaagggaaagggagagggaaagggaaagggagagagaaagacaatcGGAGAAAGTACGGGAGAAGAGCGAGTCCCGTCACGATTTCTATGAGGAGGATCAAGATCCAGGTAGCGAGGGTGAACAAGAGACCAACGATACGAAGGAGGAAAGGGCCAAGTTGGAGCCCGGTGAGATAAGGGTTCACGCTTGCGACCAATGCGAACGTACATTCCCACTTAGGCAGGCGTTAGCCTTGCACATTCAGCGTGCCCATCGGGACAGAAATTACAAATGTACCGAATGCGACCGTATGTTTTTCTCAAAATACGATTTGAGCAAGCACATGGCAACTCATTCCGAGGAGAAGCCATATTCATGTCAGGTATGTCACAAACAATTTTCACGTACTAGTTTGTTACAACGACACGAAAAGTTACATCGTGACGAATTACGTTTTCCATGTCAGCACTGCGAGCTAGAATTTTTTACCAACGAGGAATTGCAAAAGCACGAGGACACGGTACACAAGAAGGACAAACCGTACCAATGCAATATCTGTAACAAACGGTTCTCGTACAAACAGGGCTTGGAACGTCACGAGATGATGCACAACGAGGACAAGACATTTGTTTGCGAGTATTGTAAGGAAGCGTTCCGTACAAGTACGAAATTGGCGAGACATTTGACAACCCATGCAGGACATAGGCCGTATCTTTGTAAACTATGTCCGCGTacctttttattatctcatcATCTAACAAGACACATGCGTACACATTCCGTCGAGAAGCGTCACGTTTGCGAGGATTGCGGCAAGGCATTTAAACGTAAGGAGAGCCTCGAGGTACATCTTTTGACTCATACTAAACGGAGCGGCATGGGCTTGACCTGCGACGTTTGTCAAGAATCATGTCGCAATAGGGCAGATTATGTTACCCATATAAAGCAGCACATAGAAGCAGGCGAGAAAATGGGACCGGACGGTTTACAGCCGGACAATAAGAGTAAAATTGAATTGGATtcggaagaggaggaggaggaggaggaacaaTATTCCGATGGCGACGACGATTACGAGCCACCGgcatacataattaaaaaacttcCGAAGAGTAAGCCTACCGAGAGCGAGGAAGAGGCCGATAGAGTCGAGAAAGAGGATCGTAAAGAGCACGTAGTATATGTCAGAGGTAAAGATGGTAATATGATGAAGAAGacgataaaaacattgatGCCCGTTCAACGTAGAGAGGTACAAGATACGAAACCTAAAGCGAGTCCTAGTAATACGCCATCCAATGTAAAGGCGCAACAATTGAAGGATGAAAAGACACGAATTGACGATACAGAGGCACAGGTACAAAAAATCGTTGCCTCTGTCTTTAAAGAACACAAAATACCTCTGAAGCATCAAAATGTTAATCAGGAACATGGTAAGGATAGTACACCGTCATCTAGCAGTGGTCAAACCGTCAAATCTCAAACGTCGTCGCAAAGCTCACAGGGACAGGTATCTTCCAAGGATGAAAAAGCAGACATGTCTACATCGAAATCCGTTAATACGGTTAAGGTTTTCAAGAGATTCGTCGTTAGGAAACCAGGTAATACCGGTGTAGAAACGTCATCCATAACGTCAACCGGGAAAGAATCCGTCGCTGAATTGTCCAATCTTTTAACCCAAGCTACATCATCGGGTGGACATAAGGTCACGAAAAGAGTTATAGTACGTAGAATCATTCGACAGGGTGATACTACGAGAGAGGTAATCATGAATCCAGATGGTACGGTAATAGATCCAGCTGAATTGGCTAAATTACCTACCGGTAATGTTGTTAAAAGAGTTATCGTTAAAAAGCCATTAGATAAAACTTCTGGATTGGTACAGGCTGTTCTTCAATCCTCTCAGGATACACGGCCAACGACTACCACATTGAAAACAAACGAAACTATGGCAACCGACTCGCCAAAGTTCGAATTAAAGACCTCACAATCGTCTAACATGTCATTGCCAACGTCGAAGACAACAACGGTAGGACAAAAAATAAGTGGTGGTCTTACGAAGGACGATCAAGAGACTAAAGAGAAATTGGAACAATTGGAGAAACGTGTTGAACAGCAACGCCTTAAGATCGAGGAATTACAAGCTAGAAAACAACAGGAGTACGAACCGATAGACGAGATGTTGCCAGAAAGACATGATGAATCTGAGGACGAACAACAATTACCATTAAAGAGGGTATTCGTTAAGAGGAAACAAAGTATTTACGACGAggaacaggaatataacgatGACGTTAAACCAATTACCTTTACCAGTTCTTCCGAGAAGGATGATAACGAACAGCAAGATACTAAAGATGAGAATCaggataattttcaaaaattaccCGTTATAACGACTACAGCGACTACAACTACGATAACAACGGATACCGTACAACTCGAAGTTCCTTCGTTATCGACAACGGTCCCTACATTGACAACCGTACCACCGTCTACTACGACGACAGCCTTGGTATTGGCCACTCCTATTTGTACACCTCGTAAAGAAACTAGACAAGCTACCTTGACAAGCTCAAAAGTATACGGtaacaaaaagataatagtTGTTAAATCTGAGGAAACATCGGAGGTTGACGAAATGAATCGGGAACTTAGCAGCATACTCGATTCGGCTGATACAGTTGCGAAAATTCAAGAAACAGTATTAACAAATCTTACACAAATTTCAGGGGTCGGTGATAATTCTCAAAAGTCTTCTTATTCTGGTGATAAATTAAAAGCCGCGTCTCATGTAACGGGATCTACAACGCCAATGGAGATCGAGGAAACTACGATAACCGAGGAAGAAACTATCAAtgataaggaagaaaatttgaaaattcaaaGGGTCGTAAGCATGGACGTATTGGATACACAGGTTATTGAATTTAAGCCTGAATTGGAACATACCACGGAACAGATCGTTGAACAGGACGATAATCAAGAATCATCTTTGACATTGGACACCCAAGATCTGTCGGAGTCGACGGATATTTTTGAACCATCGGACAATGTTCTCGACGTacagaaaaatgataatacattGGAGGATTCGGTTATCGAGTTGCATCATGAGAACGAGTCGATTAATTTGAACGACACCAATGACAGTCAGGACAGTCTCGAGGATAAATTATCGCAGATGGAGGGTTAA
- the LOC124431631 gene encoding aquaporin AQPAn.G isoform X1, with protein sequence MVDIKGAIGANELTDKQSGLYRALLAEFLGTMLLNFFGCGSVVTKNVVAISLAFGLTVAAAIQSIGHVSGGHVNPAVTFGLMIIGKVPIIRGFLYVLAQSAGAIAGSAVLRALSTESMEVSLGVVSLADGVTPVQGLGIEFFLALILVMVVCGACDGAKPDSKGIAPLLIGLSVTVGHLVGVPRTGAGMNPARSLGSSVVMNAFNDHWLYWVGPILGGLAGGLIYTHAVGPAKKEEISTRQYATVAMEEKELQNLTGRKNVHPA encoded by the exons ATGGTGGATATAAAAGGAGCAATTGGCGCTAACGAGCTAACAGATAAACAGTCCGGTCTTTACCGGGCTTTACTTGCGGAATTTCTTGGTACGATGCTGTTAAATTTCTTCGGTTGTGGATCGGTCGTAACGAAAAATGTTGTGGCGATAAGCCTTGCATTTGGTTTGACCGTGGCCGCTGCAATACAATCGATAGGTCACGTTTCTGGTGGTCACGTAAATCCTGCCGTTACATTTGGCTTAATGATCATTGGAAag gTACCAATCATTCGTGGCTTTCTTTACGTTTTGGCTCAAAGTGCCGGTGCCATTGCCGGTTCGGCAGTACTAAGGGCACTTTCAACCGAAAGTATGGAAGTCAGTCTTGGCGTTGTATCACTTGCCGATGGGGTTACACCAGTTCAAGGTCTtggaattgaattttttttggcATTGATACTGGTTATGGTAGTCTGTGGTGCCTGCGACGGTGCAAAGCCTGACAGTAAAGGAATAGCACCATTGCTGATTGGACTTTCCGTTACCGTTGGACATCTAGTTGGT GTTCCAAGAACAGGTGCTGGAATGAACCCAGCACGATCATTGGGAAGTTCCGTTGTTATGAATGCCTTCAATGATCATTGGTTATATTGGGTTGGTCCTATTCTTGGTGGACTCGCTGGTGGTTTGATCTATACACATGCTGTTGGTCcagcaaagaaagaagaaatatctaCAAGGCAATACGCGACCGTAGCcatggaagagaaagag CTCCAGAATCTTACCGGAAGGAAGAACGTCCATCCCGCTTGA